One Treponema pectinovorum DNA segment encodes these proteins:
- a CDS encoding JAB domain-containing protein: protein MSKNKEQIDIRRLTKKNGLSYPNDKELIMLILGSGTKKMPVEYMSEEMLKVICAYNPEQWVEQFQIIEGVGLSKALSVAAALELGRRHNRNPQAVVDKPMDVVPFIKHYAMRPSEHFVCVTVNGAKEILNIRVLCVGAGNMAVLKPSEIFSEALKEHASGIILSHNHPGGCPEPSREDVSTTRSLCKAANIIGLAVLDHIIITKNSYFSFLEHGLLPPNE from the coding sequence ATGAGCAAAAATAAGGAGCAGATTGACATAAGAAGGCTTACAAAAAAGAATGGACTTTCCTACCCCAACGACAAAGAACTTATAATGTTGATTTTGGGTAGTGGAACAAAAAAGATGCCGGTCGAATATATGTCGGAAGAAATGTTAAAAGTTATCTGCGCCTATAATCCAGAACAATGGGTTGAACAATTCCAAATAATAGAAGGAGTTGGCTTGAGCAAAGCCTTGTCCGTTGCGGCTGCATTAGAACTTGGCAGAAGACATAACAGAAATCCACAAGCGGTTGTAGATAAGCCGATGGATGTTGTTCCGTTTATAAAACACTACGCAATGCGACCGAGCGAACATTTTGTGTGCGTAACGGTAAACGGTGCAAAAGAAATTTTAAATATTCGAGTTTTGTGCGTAGGCGCTGGCAATATGGCGGTTTTAAAACCCAGCGAGATTTTTTCGGAAGCATTAAAAGAGCACGCATCTGGAATAATTTTAAGCCATAATCATCCTGGTGGCTGCCCAGAGCCTTCGAGGGAAGATGTTTCTACGACAAGGAGTCTTTGCAAAGCCGCTAATATTATAGGACTTGCGGTATTGGATCATATAATCATAACCAAAAACAGTTACTTTAGCTTTTTAGAACACGGTCTGTTGCCCCCAAATGAATAA
- a CDS encoding endo alpha-1,4 polygalactosaminidase: MKLKKITLLLFCIYIFSSCAMSSYAKGDSKINYRNEMRNFVKKISAFAKGKNPSFNIIPQNGTEIAWEKDSFAEWDNPTEKELAAFDRSYFAAIDGIGREDMFYSASALDTKNNDDTISEYTSYFLKIIKPYLKAGVAVLAADYAGTPKGIADSYTKNDAEGFISFSAPDKNLTLIPETDSKFISLRRYYPNKSNKNDIKKLGDAKNFLFLLNAENYLGDDSTGKNVITALQKTDYDILIIDPFIDAEKGIIYSFSQINLLKKKYSGGKRLVIAYLSIGEAEAYRDYWNTSWVKPNGTLTKKAPFWLSDLNTDWAGEKPQLEGNYKVKYWNSDWQKIVFNYLDKIVTADFDGVYLDIIDAFEYFENKK, translated from the coding sequence GTGAAATTAAAAAAAATTACTCTTTTACTTTTTTGCATTTATATTTTTAGTTCTTGTGCGATGAGTTCTTATGCAAAAGGTGATTCTAAAATAAATTATCGCAACGAAATGAGGAATTTTGTAAAAAAAATTTCTGCTTTTGCAAAAGGTAAAAATCCTTCATTTAATATAATCCCCCAGAATGGAACAGAAATTGCGTGGGAAAAAGACTCGTTTGCAGAATGGGACAATCCTACAGAGAAAGAACTTGCCGCCTTCGATAGAAGTTATTTTGCTGCAATCGACGGAATTGGCAGGGAAGATATGTTTTATTCAGCGTCTGCACTCGATACAAAAAATAACGATGACACGATCTCTGAATATACCTCTTATTTCCTTAAAATTATAAAACCTTATCTAAAAGCTGGAGTCGCTGTTCTTGCTGCCGATTATGCAGGAACGCCGAAAGGAATTGCGGATTCGTACACAAAAAATGATGCGGAAGGCTTTATAAGTTTTTCGGCTCCTGATAAAAATCTAACTTTGATTCCCGAAACCGATTCAAAATTCATTTCTCTTCGTCGATACTATCCGAATAAAAGCAATAAAAATGATATTAAAAAACTCGGCGATGCAAAAAATTTTCTTTTTTTGTTGAATGCGGAAAATTATCTGGGCGATGATTCTACAGGAAAAAATGTCATCACAGCCTTACAAAAAACTGATTATGATATTTTGATAATCGACCCTTTTATAGACGCAGAGAAAGGCATTATATATTCGTTTTCTCAAATAAATTTATTGAAGAAAAAATATTCTGGTGGAAAGAGGCTTGTTATTGCGTATTTGAGCATAGGAGAAGCCGAAGCGTACCGCGATTATTGGAATACTTCCTGGGTTAAACCGAATGGAACTCTTACAAAAAAGGCTCCCTTTTGGCTTAGCGACTTGAATACGGATTGGGCAGGAGAAAAGCCTCAGCTTGAAGGAAATTACAAAGTAAAATATTGGAATTCTGATTGGCAGAAAATAGTTTTTAATTATCTTGATAAAATTGTAACGGCAGATTTTGATGGCGTTTATCTTGATATAATCGATGCCTTTGAATATTTTGAAAATAAAAAATGA
- a CDS encoding PEGA domain-containing protein: MSLQRFTAFFLALSISVFQAMSLDFVDGNQVFIEEKNSQEFQKQEYQNEIEILSSENLASINENKTKITIKCNAPSANVYLNGQYEGKTTLVLNNLSEGIYTLRIEKEGWQTKRYRINVKKGQEETFYIELRRYEGLVSFKTEQEGTEISVDGEKVEYPTLYLNEGKHFVEAKKFGYKAKIQEIFVFRNTYQVISINLERAAFSIKNFKANKNSFNPSLPRNIGTIKFSFTVSAPGKALFKIIDKEKNIVISKQLDDFSTWQQELSWDGKTNEYFAVKDGLYTAILEWENSFYSLDFYADSSIKIPYTSFTAGGLGIGTVPQAFRIPKDTKVFGAEGGIILTSQDNTFYASPITLSFAYSALDFVEFSARGGTLAGYKKNSPFFNLALKFAFEKKYENLNFDSAFFLRFGGIQNRPFFPYGADNGGGAGGGFAFGIDFSSFYAGFTSEFTYGTSTYATENDNYDSILKNSFALQFKQEKFAISLYSSIHSSFGTTGLENDSRKSNSVELLSAFETGIDFKIRPFYSLSFIIFKANTIIFNEQKYFKAETGILVFL; encoded by the coding sequence ATGTCATTACAACGATTTACCGCATTTTTCTTAGCACTTTCAATCTCAGTTTTTCAAGCAATGTCCTTGGATTTTGTAGATGGGAATCAGGTCTTTATTGAAGAAAAGAATTCACAAGAATTCCAAAAACAAGAATATCAAAATGAAATTGAAATTTTATCTTCAGAAAATCTTGCTTCAATAAACGAAAATAAAACAAAAATCACGATAAAATGCAATGCTCCGTCTGCAAACGTATATCTTAATGGGCAATATGAAGGAAAAACAACTTTGGTTTTAAACAATCTTTCCGAAGGAATCTACACTTTGCGCATAGAAAAAGAAGGTTGGCAAACAAAGCGCTACAGAATAAATGTAAAAAAAGGACAGGAAGAGACATTTTATATAGAATTGCGTCGATACGAAGGTTTGGTCTCTTTTAAAACAGAACAGGAAGGAACAGAAATATCTGTTGATGGCGAAAAAGTTGAATATCCGACACTTTATTTAAACGAAGGAAAACATTTTGTAGAAGCAAAAAAATTTGGATACAAGGCAAAAATTCAAGAAATCTTTGTTTTTAGGAACACATACCAAGTTATTTCCATCAATTTGGAGAGAGCCGCTTTTTCAATAAAAAATTTTAAGGCAAATAAAAATTCCTTTAATCCTTCGCTTCCGAGAAACATAGGGACGATAAAATTTTCTTTTACGGTTTCTGCACCAGGAAAAGCGTTATTTAAAATCATAGATAAAGAAAAAAACATTGTAATTTCAAAACAATTAGATGATTTTTCAACTTGGCAGCAGGAACTTTCCTGGGACGGTAAGACAAACGAATATTTTGCGGTAAAAGACGGCCTTTATACTGCGATATTGGAATGGGAAAATTCTTTTTATTCTTTAGATTTTTATGCGGACTCTTCAATAAAAATTCCTTACACTTCATTCACAGCTGGCGGATTAGGAATTGGAACTGTTCCACAAGCGTTTAGAATTCCAAAAGACACAAAAGTCTTTGGTGCTGAAGGCGGAATTATTTTAACTTCCCAAGACAACACTTTTTATGCAAGTCCAATAACTTTATCCTTTGCATACTCTGCTTTGGATTTTGTTGAATTTTCTGCGAGGGGCGGAACTCTTGCCGGTTACAAAAAAAACTCACCATTTTTTAATCTGGCTTTAAAATTTGCCTTTGAAAAAAAATACGAAAACTTAAATTTTGACAGTGCATTTTTTTTACGATTTGGAGGAATTCAGAACAGGCCGTTTTTTCCGTATGGGGCAGACAACGGAGGCGGAGCTGGTGGCGGATTCGCTTTTGGAATCGACTTTTCTTCATTCTATGCAGGATTTACTTCTGAGTTTACATACGGAACTTCAACTTATGCGACAGAAAACGACAACTATGATAGCATTTTAAAAAATAGTTTTGCCCTTCAATTTAAGCAGGAAAAATTTGCAATTTCGCTTTATTCATCGATTCACTCATCTTTTGGCACAACAGGACTGGAAAACGACAGCCGAAAATCAAATTCAGTAGAATTGCTTAGCGCGTTTGAAACTGGCATTGATTTTAAGATTCGCCCTTTTTATTCGCTATCTTTTATAATCTTTAAAGCGAATACAATAATTTTCAACGAACAAAAATATTTTAAAGCAGAAACAGGAATTTTAGTTTTCCTGTAA
- the pyrH gene encoding UMP kinase, with protein MSTKVLSVGGSIVAPEGPDTEFVKKFVSMIKEYLAKNEGEKLILVVGGGGPARIYQKAFRDVANLDLEENVEDADWIGIMATRLNAQFVKACFGDLCKESVVTDPTVAEEFKGSILLAAGWKPGFSTDNDAVLLAQKFNADTVVNLSNIEKVYTDDPRKNPNAKPIDKISWADFRKLVGDEWTPGKNCPFDPIASKKAQSLGLKVICAGGKNLENIKSILEDKDYIGTTIQG; from the coding sequence ATGTCAACAAAAGTTTTATCCGTAGGAGGCTCGATAGTCGCTCCAGAAGGTCCAGACACAGAATTTGTAAAAAAATTCGTTTCAATGATAAAAGAATATCTCGCTAAGAATGAAGGAGAAAAATTAATTTTAGTTGTAGGCGGTGGTGGTCCTGCAAGGATATATCAAAAAGCTTTTAGAGATGTTGCAAATCTCGATTTAGAAGAAAATGTAGAAGATGCGGATTGGATTGGAATAATGGCTACGCGGCTGAATGCTCAATTTGTAAAAGCCTGTTTTGGAGATTTGTGCAAAGAAAGCGTTGTTACAGATCCCACTGTTGCAGAGGAGTTTAAAGGTTCTATTCTTTTGGCTGCTGGTTGGAAGCCAGGCTTTTCGACAGATAACGATGCGGTTTTACTCGCACAAAAATTTAATGCCGATACTGTCGTAAATTTGAGCAACATAGAAAAAGTTTATACCGACGATCCTCGAAAAAATCCAAATGCAAAACCAATCGATAAAATAAGTTGGGCAGACTTTAGAAAACTTGTTGGCGATGAGTGGACTCCAGGAAAAAATTGCCCTTTCGATCCTATCGCTTCTAAAAAAGCACAAAGTTTGGGTCTAAAAGTAATCTGCGCTGGTGGGAAAAATTTAGAAAATATAAAATCAATTCTGGAAGACAAAGATTACATTGGAACTACCATTCAGGGATAA
- a CDS encoding glucosaminidase domain-containing protein translates to MTKNKLRKIRFGIKNKIVSSSILFIEITIVIFSLFSCVSNKNIESEKCSRLILAQGIKTETQLVEFFFSMNPEISLQKIQSLARTYKIESDFEGINSDVAFVQMCLETGFLRFGNLVQENWHNYCGLGAIDENNPGERFETEELGVRAHIQHLQAYATTENENLKGNLVDPRYSWVHKAKFASTIFDLSLSWATDSNYGNKLDLLLQKLEEF, encoded by the coding sequence ATGACAAAAAATAAATTACGAAAAATAAGATTTGGAATCAAAAACAAAATTGTCTCATCATCAATTTTATTTATAGAAATAACAATCGTGATTTTTTCTTTATTCTCCTGCGTGAGCAACAAAAATATCGAAAGCGAAAAATGTTCAAGGTTGATTTTGGCACAGGGAATAAAAACTGAAACTCAACTTGTAGAATTCTTTTTTTCGATGAACCCTGAAATTTCTTTGCAGAAAATCCAAAGCCTTGCGCGAACTTACAAAATTGAATCTGATTTTGAAGGAATAAACAGCGATGTTGCTTTTGTTCAGATGTGTTTGGAAACTGGATTCTTGCGTTTTGGAAATTTGGTTCAAGAGAACTGGCACAATTATTGCGGGCTAGGTGCTATAGATGAGAATAATCCTGGCGAGCGATTTGAAACGGAAGAACTCGGCGTTCGCGCCCATATTCAGCATTTGCAAGCATACGCGACAACCGAAAATGAAAATTTAAAAGGGAATCTGGTTGACCCTAGATACAGTTGGGTTCATAAAGCAAAGTTTGCTAGCACAATTTTTGACCTTTCTTTATCGTGGGCAACCGATTCAAATTACGGCAACAAGCTGGATTTGCTGTTACAAAAACTTGAAGAATTTTAA
- a CDS encoding lipase family protein: protein MIKLNNKILKIIFSSFIFFIFVTQAQTKKISFSVKGLVTVAKENVLIETEWDEKWFGKVDSAVYNHGLARIAGIFSCASYEDFKEKKDSKILLDCYRRLGFPEEKIFTHYDLNYKNSIWANDQSAFSFASKRIESSKGNKTLIFITIRGTPLSANEWISNLNVSDKTKTEAEFHEGFLKSTKQLENAFITYILKNKIELDDCFLFITGHSRGAAIANLFAAGLCDSEFFSTKNIYVYTFASPNVTTNDDVKNSKYNYIWNIVNAEDIVPTSPPNLKNWNYKKYGQVKVLVNAWNCDSSYYEDNLLKKMNSYMNKFMGRNYSPFRTGSFLPIEADEIFSTLNQNVSAYYMGLRALHPRAEKAFWKIFPEQEKTKDSGKNDEVSDKSKIANNTVQLKENKKAAGELGDDAKNKNAPLDAEKTDDKPFYETGFIMKFATNLIFREFGLEPQFLINSFVDMHSMETYLSWIFALDESEAYSTQGLDLILIRGSGDYAVFDNDKNTLATILDGKVDFSKISKPAAASSFLQDRVAIALPKNQNFTIAFSKESLLPTPLKVKIQHYNAEGSFIGESEEKTLYPNINKIYTFNSNPITTNMSENELRISFKKEKGKNCKIIKQDGDLKNDSKIRVMGEFSAVTSGTVNAGINFGSSQLYASLLFGFNTVKIGRSLELSPGIGKQFTLIDRILMDVEGFSNIFYAISSEIGDDEKRLNIVPSTRISLSFKPVHRISFFCALNLNFHITDFNDLAFDDSYRIKMTQEVRTAPKVKLVPNFSFGIKF from the coding sequence ATGATTAAGTTAAATAATAAAATCTTAAAAATCATTTTTTCATCTTTTATTTTTTTTATTTTTGTTACACAGGCGCAAACTAAGAAAATCAGTTTTTCTGTAAAAGGCTTGGTTACAGTTGCAAAAGAGAATGTTTTAATAGAGACCGAATGGGATGAAAAATGGTTTGGAAAGGTGGATTCGGCAGTATATAATCATGGGCTGGCTAGGATTGCAGGAATTTTTTCCTGTGCGTCTTATGAAGATTTTAAAGAAAAAAAAGATTCAAAAATTTTGCTAGACTGTTATAGGCGTTTAGGATTTCCCGAAGAAAAAATATTTACACACTACGATTTGAATTATAAAAATTCTATTTGGGCAAACGACCAAAGTGCATTCAGTTTTGCATCAAAAAGAATAGAAAGCTCAAAAGGAAACAAAACTTTAATTTTTATAACGATACGAGGCACTCCACTTTCTGCAAACGAATGGATTTCAAACTTAAATGTTTCAGATAAGACAAAAACCGAAGCAGAATTTCACGAAGGATTTTTAAAATCGACAAAGCAGCTCGAAAATGCTTTTATCACGTATATTCTAAAAAACAAGATAGAATTGGACGATTGTTTTCTTTTTATAACAGGGCACAGCAGAGGGGCTGCAATAGCAAACCTATTTGCAGCGGGACTTTGCGATTCTGAATTTTTTAGCACAAAAAATATCTATGTCTACACTTTTGCGTCTCCAAATGTTACAACAAACGATGACGTAAAAAATTCAAAATACAACTACATCTGGAACATAGTAAACGCAGAAGACATAGTGCCAACCTCTCCTCCAAATTTAAAAAATTGGAATTACAAAAAATACGGGCAGGTAAAAGTTTTGGTAAACGCATGGAACTGCGACAGCTCCTATTATGAAGACAACCTTTTAAAAAAAATGAATTCCTATATGAATAAATTTATGGGAAGAAATTATAGTCCGTTTAGAACAGGCTCCTTTCTTCCTATAGAAGCTGATGAAATTTTTTCAACTTTAAATCAAAATGTGTCTGCATATTACATGGGTTTACGGGCGCTGCATCCAAGAGCAGAAAAAGCTTTTTGGAAAATTTTTCCAGAACAAGAAAAAACTAAAGATTCTGGTAAAAACGATGAAGTCTCCGATAAATCTAAAATTGCAAATAACACCGTTCAACTAAAAGAAAATAAAAAAGCGGCAGGTGAGTTGGGCGACGACGCCAAAAACAAAAATGCTCCGCTCGATGCAGAAAAAACAGATGATAAGCCGTTTTACGAAACAGGCTTTATAATGAAGTTCGCGACGAATTTGATTTTTCGCGAATTTGGCCTTGAACCTCAGTTTTTAATAAACTCATTTGTCGATATGCATTCTATGGAAACCTATCTTTCGTGGATTTTTGCCTTGGACGAAAGCGAAGCGTATTCAACTCAAGGACTTGACCTCATTTTAATAAGAGGCTCTGGCGATTATGCGGTTTTCGATAACGACAAAAATACCTTGGCAACAATTTTGGATGGTAAAGTCGATTTTTCAAAGATAAGTAAACCGGCAGCCGCAAGTTCTTTTTTGCAAGATAGGGTTGCAATCGCTCTCCCGAAAAATCAGAATTTTACGATAGCATTCAGCAAAGAAAGCCTGCTTCCAACTCCGCTAAAAGTGAAAATTCAACACTACAACGCAGAAGGCTCTTTTATAGGCGAAAGCGAAGAAAAAACTTTATATCCAAATATAAATAAAATTTACACCTTTAATTCAAATCCCATCACAACAAATATGAGCGAAAATGAATTGAGGATCTCTTTTAAAAAAGAGAAAGGCAAAAATTGCAAAATCATAAAGCAAGATGGAGATCTAAAAAACGATTCAAAAATTCGTGTGATGGGAGAATTCAGCGCAGTGACTTCAGGAACAGTAAACGCTGGAATAAACTTTGGCTCGTCGCAATTATACGCAAGTCTTTTGTTTGGATTTAACACCGTAAAAATAGGCCGCTCCCTAGAACTGAGCCCAGGGATAGGAAAACAATTTACACTTATCGACAGAATTTTGATGGATGTGGAAGGTTTTTCAAACATTTTTTACGCAATTTCTAGCGAGATTGGTGATGATGAAAAAAGATTAAACATTGTTCCTTCAACAAGAATATCTTTATCTTTTAAGCCTGTTCACAGGATTTCCTTTTTCTGCGCTCTAAATTTGAATTTTCATATCACAGATTTTAACGATTTAGCATTTGACGATTCATATCGAATAAAGATGACTCAAGAAGTTCGCACAGCTCCAAAAGTCAAACTCGTGCCTAATTTTTCGTTTGGGATAAAATTTTAA
- a CDS encoding S1C family serine protease, which produces MKLYSKQQMLKNVFIAFVSGALIALLAIKTDVFSQKEKSQSTKTESSNLKVENAQDFISQTENKPDTEKQVVSATAQASSSSSLYTQDEEQNIFVYEKCNEAVVNITTQVMGINWFLEPVVQDGGSGSGSIIDRRGYVVTNVHVIDGANKINISLSDGTSYHGRVIGQDAESDIAVLKFDPPENIKLKVIDFGDSETLKVGQKVIAIGNPFALERTMTTGIVSGLGRPIQKSANVIIRNMIQTDAAINPGNSGGPLLDSKGKMIGINTMIISNSGSSAGIGFAVPVSTARRVVSDLLQYGRVRRGTIEITPIQMTQNIAQYAGLQINYGILISSVKKGSNAEKSGLRGGTQAVQYGSRFNPTTIYLGGDIITAIDGIQIRTYADYTSALESKRPNENVTVTVFRNKKYEKITVTLDENDTSLKTEERSL; this is translated from the coding sequence ATGAAGTTATATTCAAAACAGCAGATGCTAAAAAACGTTTTTATTGCTTTTGTCTCTGGCGCTTTGATTGCATTACTAGCGATAAAAACAGATGTCTTTTCTCAAAAAGAAAAATCACAGTCAACAAAAACTGAAAGTTCAAATCTAAAAGTTGAAAACGCTCAAGACTTTATTTCTCAAACAGAAAACAAACCAGATACAGAAAAACAAGTTGTCAGTGCAACGGCACAAGCGTCTTCATCATCTTCTTTATATACGCAAGATGAAGAACAAAATATATTTGTATACGAAAAATGCAACGAAGCCGTAGTGAACATTACAACTCAAGTGATGGGAATAAACTGGTTTTTGGAGCCTGTTGTCCAAGATGGAGGTTCAGGCTCGGGTTCAATTATCGACAGGCGTGGCTATGTTGTAACAAATGTCCACGTAATAGACGGAGCAAATAAGATAAACATCTCTCTTTCCGACGGAACGAGTTATCATGGCAGAGTCATAGGACAGGATGCCGAAAGCGACATCGCCGTTCTTAAATTTGATCCTCCAGAAAATATAAAATTAAAAGTGATAGACTTTGGCGATTCTGAAACTCTAAAAGTTGGGCAAAAAGTTATAGCGATTGGAAACCCCTTTGCACTTGAACGCACAATGACAACCGGAATTGTATCTGGACTTGGAAGACCTATCCAAAAAAGTGCAAATGTAATAATCCGAAATATGATTCAAACCGATGCCGCAATCAATCCTGGAAATTCTGGAGGTCCACTTTTAGACTCAAAAGGAAAGATGATAGGCATAAACACGATGATAATTTCAAACTCTGGCTCATCTGCGGGAATTGGCTTTGCAGTTCCTGTAAGCACGGCAAGGAGAGTTGTGAGCGACCTTTTGCAATACGGCAGAGTTCGCCGCGGAACTATAGAAATTACTCCAATTCAGATGACTCAAAATATCGCTCAATACGCAGGTCTGCAAATCAATTACGGAATTTTAATCAGCAGCGTAAAAAAAGGTAGCAATGCTGAAAAATCTGGGCTTAGAGGCGGAACACAGGCAGTTCAATACGGAAGCCGCTTTAATCCGACAACGATCTACCTTGGTGGCGACATAATAACTGCAATCGACGGAATTCAAATAAGGACTTATGCAGATTATACGAGCGCGCTGGAATCTAAACGACCAAACGAAAATGTAACAGTAACCGTTTTTAGAAATAAAAAGTACGAAAAAATAACAGTTACCTTAGATGAAAACGACACTTCTTTAAAAACAGAGGAGCGTTCCCTTTAA
- the earP gene encoding elongation factor P maturation arginine rhamnosyltransferase EarP: MKNKRILILCKVVDNYGDVGVVFRLAKALSEQDKTLELTIVCSDLESFSLLTKNHFSIDTQKKSQRCIFNDSVWTILDWTQEENFRYEPSPFPTILECFQCGRPEWLESILFSKTANKTFHIFNIEYLTAEAYAEEFHLLKSYTRSSNVKKMFFMPGFTNKTGGLIIDKTFMNSLKKSELQKKDDKIFTVAIFSYERSFDEVFVALQNFAQKVREKEKDFCVKVFAAAGKSQPFVKKSWEKFGKDIILQELDFLPQEEWDELLCTCDFNFVRGEESLARASLCAKPFVWHAYIQEENYQLVKVNSLLEKILPFIKDEAAGIALKQVWQDYNTPNKSLSANALQLLFEAAYNKNLTKDFKEFSASLFTNGNLAENLLSYMSKIGL, encoded by the coding sequence ATGAAAAACAAGAGAATTTTAATTCTATGCAAGGTTGTAGATAATTACGGCGATGTTGGGGTTGTATTCCGCCTCGCAAAAGCGTTGAGCGAACAGGATAAAACGCTTGAACTTACGATTGTATGTTCCGATTTAGAAAGTTTTTCGCTCTTAACAAAAAATCATTTTTCAATCGATACACAAAAAAAATCACAAAGATGCATTTTTAATGATTCAGTCTGGACTATATTAGACTGGACTCAAGAAGAAAATTTTAGATATGAGCCCTCGCCTTTCCCGACAATTTTAGAATGCTTCCAATGTGGAAGGCCCGAGTGGCTGGAATCAATCTTATTTTCAAAAACAGCAAACAAAACTTTTCACATATTCAACATAGAATACCTTACAGCAGAAGCTTACGCAGAAGAATTCCATCTTTTAAAAAGTTACACGAGGAGTTCAAATGTAAAAAAAATGTTTTTTATGCCAGGTTTTACAAATAAGACCGGAGGACTCATAATCGACAAAACTTTTATGAATTCGCTAAAAAAAAGCGAGTTGCAAAAAAAAGATGATAAAATTTTTACAGTTGCGATTTTTTCATACGAGCGCTCATTTGATGAAGTTTTTGTTGCCCTTCAAAACTTTGCACAAAAAGTCAGAGAAAAGGAAAAAGATTTTTGTGTAAAAGTTTTTGCTGCCGCAGGAAAAAGCCAACCCTTTGTAAAAAAATCTTGGGAAAAATTTGGCAAAGATATAATCCTCCAAGAACTCGATTTTTTACCACAGGAAGAATGGGACGAACTTCTATGCACTTGCGACTTCAACTTTGTACGTGGAGAAGAAAGCCTTGCAAGAGCGAGTCTTTGTGCAAAACCTTTTGTATGGCATGCATATATTCAAGAAGAAAATTATCAACTCGTAAAAGTCAACTCTCTACTCGAAAAAATTCTTCCATTTATAAAAGATGAAGCAGCAGGAATCGCTCTAAAACAAGTTTGGCAAGATTACAACACTCCAAATAAAAGCCTTTCCGCGAACGCTCTCCAACTTCTTTTTGAAGCGGCATACAACAAAAATCTCACCAAAGATTTTAAAGAATTTTCGGCAAGCCTTTTTACAAATGGAAATTTGGCAGAAAATCTGCTTTCTTACATGTCAAAAATCGGCCTTTAA
- the efp gene encoding elongation factor P encodes MLMTNEIRVGTAFMYEGAPLIVQKLLGQKGGRQGMVTNIRVQNVVTGSTMQLGLDAGEKFEEVELVKKTVKLSYIDGNDYHFMDQETYDDITLDKEYLGDNAGYISPDDDYDVQVTYYNDKPVGVVLPVQVTRTITYCEPGVKGDTSGKSTKPATLDTGMEVKVPLFCNTDDRIIIDTRDGSFVERAKN; translated from the coding sequence ATGTTAATGACAAACGAAATCCGTGTAGGAACTGCTTTTATGTACGAAGGCGCACCTTTAATCGTTCAGAAGCTTCTTGGACAAAAAGGTGGACGTCAGGGAATGGTAACAAATATCCGTGTTCAGAATGTTGTTACTGGCTCTACAATGCAGTTAGGTCTTGACGCTGGAGAAAAATTCGAAGAAGTTGAACTCGTAAAAAAGACTGTAAAACTTTCATACATCGACGGAAATGACTATCACTTTATGGATCAGGAAACATACGACGACATCACTTTGGACAAGGAATATTTGGGCGACAACGCTGGCTATATTTCCCCAGATGACGACTATGATGTTCAAGTTACATACTACAACGACAAACCAGTTGGAGTTGTTCTTCCTGTTCAAGTAACACGCACAATCACTTATTGCGAACCAGGCGTAAAAGGCGACACTTCAGGCAAATCAACAAAACCTGCAACTCTCGACACTGGAATGGAAGTAAAAGTTCCACTTTTCTGCAACACAGACGACCGCATAATCATTGACACCCGCGACGGCTCTTTTGTAGAACGTGCAAAGAACTAA